A region of the Melitaea cinxia chromosome 1, ilMelCinx1.1, whole genome shotgun sequence genome:
AAAcgctcagattaataaacaaaacaaacttttgtttattaatctgagttTAAACGGTTACATTTCCGGTTTACTGAATGCTAAATTTTTGTAAGATATGTAGTACTCGATAACATgcttactaatatatttttaagtatactcAAGTTAGAACATAAATATCTGAAGGATCGTTGTATAGTACCTACAATAGTACTTTGTTGTTCCAAATAGTTTTGTACGGTATGTCGTACATAAAActcatttattacattttcattgttttaaaacttattacaCAGAATGGGACAGACTTTATCAATGCGAGTAACCTAAAACAACGTAAATATCGCTCTATTTACAGTGACATGTATACTTATGTAATACCTAGTATTATTATGTTCGATAAGAACATCCTACTATGGATTTGCAACTatgtaagtattaaaaaacggacattcatataattatgataacttAATAACAAACGCTTTTTAccttataatatacaaattacttaaaaatcttACAAGCTCTACCTgactttaaacaaaaaaaaaaaatctaaaatccTTCCCAGATACGAACTAACGTTAAGTTACCTGGACTTTAGGATCAAGGTTTCTCTGGCGCCTATTTTTTGTCCCTACTGaatcaagtttatttataatatgtaagttGAGACAGAGAGAGACGATATAAATAGTAAcggaaatataaaatagaaaatgtcTACAGGAGCGCAGCCAAACGTTTACAGAGGATGCAGATCTAATATTAGTATCTATAAGGTTTTCTACGCACATGTCAAGCATTGAAATTCTTACATCTTAGCGACTAGCCCACTGCAAAATGCAAAAACATTCCGCGTGGAGCGCGCTCACGAATAGCCCAGCTATATTTGTCCACATGGGCTTAGAATTCAGATAAGGCTTTGTTTACAGTAACCAAATTCATTATCATGACATTTCCTTTAACAAACGCTATAACCTACTTTGTGTTGAAGTACAATTATGACCTTTTGACGTTTTTAATTCTCTTAACCTATTATAATGGATTGCAAATTAtccgttttaaaataaaaggttatcatataaatatatttgtaaaacaatcataatacattttaaaaacccaCGTTATATTACCTAATGGTTTATACAAATTAAGTTTCTAATCGAAACAAAGATACGTGCCATATCAATATCAAACTAGATAAATAAGATCTCTTTTacatcatattttaattttgaaatttaatcaGAAACATTACATCACAAGTGATCAATCTTAATATTCCTAGAAGGATTAACGTTTATTATGTTAGTAGTATCCTCGAAACAGGTTTAGAGCATATGGAAAAAGATTGAGATTGTAAAAGTGTCTTTACCAGACATGCTATGGTAGCAGCTGGTGCATACCACACATACAGCTTTATAAATCttaacgattattattattattattatactaacaataaattaccttaataataattttaaaaatacgtaacgtttcttttatttttatcacaaatatattctgctgattaacatataaaattcccaaaaatattttcacactTCACGCCACAGAAATCTAAATAGGTAATAAGTATGTAAGTTGTAAGTAAGTTGActtattatttagatttctgTGCTTCACGGCAATGTGGTATTGCTATGAATCAAACTATATacctagttataaatatttgaatataagtaTTTcctattgtttaaattttattttttttttatttcatcagtAGTAATAAGTAGTTACCTACTTTTAATCTCAAGTAattctaaaatttataatattatgtaggtaggtGTCGTATAACGTATTTCGCCACATATTCCCCACACAGATATTTTGATATTCACGAGTTATGTAGTATAAAATCTTCTAGttaacagtttttattatttcaatttgtacAGGATAAAAATAAGCAAACCTTAGTTACACGATAAGTTTGAGTAAAAAAGtaagaattaataatttaattgcaaatacatttataaaaaaaatacaaatttatctcaataattaattgcttataattacaattaattaatgacTAATATCTTAAACAATGGACGATCCAACTATACgtcaattacaaaatatttgctGAAAGAGCAATTTCAGTGGTTTCAGAAAAAAGGAACTATTATAAGTACGATACGGCGAACCTTCGTCGTAAAACCTTCGAGTACCCAGCGCAAAACAGTCGCGAACGCGCCTCTCTTGTCGGTCGGCCTACATTCCGTTCCCATCGCGCTTGCGCTTGTCTCGGAGCAGTTCGAATTTGGCGCGTCGACAGTAGCGGTCAAGCCGCGCTCGCGCTCCAATGCCAGCTGACGCCCGAACGGACGTATTAAAAGTTTTGCTCGTGTTATTTACTTTTCTGTTTGTTTTGGTGCGGTAAATAGACTTGTTTTTAGTGGATAaagaaaaaatctttaaatgtaGACGTTTTAAGTGAAATGatactatatttatgaattaaagttaatgttattttaatattaatgcgtaagtgttgaatttttttgttatcaactCGCGGTTATCGTGCAGACCGTGCGAACTTTTAAGCTTTACTTCCTTTGTTTAGGGACGGTGACGCCTACGCTGATGATTGTGTGAATGGAGTGTAGTATACTAGAGTAGTACgcgtaatcaaaatatttacgaTGGATATCGAAAGAAAAGTAAATCTTGGTGAAGGAGTCCCTTTAAACTCTTCAGgacctaatatttttttgaacacgaataaaaataaagtaaacgaCGGCACTGTTATTCATCTGAATACAGGTGATTTTCAGGTCCAAAAATTATCGctataggtacataaaatagaaacttaaaattatcatctttttttattattttagaaaagcCGTCGGACGTAGGTTTTCACTTCAACACGACCTTCTCGATCGCATCTTCAATGAAACTAAAGTTTATATTTGTTCTAAACTTTATACTTAGTGtcatatctttattattatgcTGCTCAATTGCGTTTTACTACTGGAACGAATCTACATCGATGAAAAGACAGCTAGACAGCTTAAAAGAACAGTTTCTCGTTCAAAATCTAAAAGAGGGAGAGCTGCTCAAAGCTGTTCAGAGCCCATTGATATCAAAGTTAAGACCAATTCAGATGAAGGGACATGAGGCCCGTGAGGGTCGTATGGACTTCGAGAATAGCGAATTATCGTCAAACGCAAGGAGATACTATGTTGAGAACCTTGGTGAAGATATGTTACTTGTAGACTCTAGTAAAAAGAACCCTAGTCATGATAAACTTCCTACATATGATTTAGCAATGTTCAAAAAAGGTAAGAAAAACCTGTCTAAATTAATGTCCCGTTATAATTGTAgagtttttaaacataatttaatttttaattaaatttttcagaACCTTTAATCGCACATTTTAATGGAGCTATGAGAGAAAAATACATGGGTACTCAATGTAAGTAAAAATTACTACGTTTCTTAAGTAAGTAAAAATTACTATCtttctttttaactgacttacaaaaaaggaggaggttctcaatatgactgtatttttttaatgtatgttataacctaagaactttttactgggtgtaccgattttgatgattctgatttaatcgaaagctgaggCTAAGatctaataaatactttttattaattaaaaaattttcttaattataaatttaaattaactacaaacaaaataaacaccTGTTATATGCATTATCACAAACAATTATGGTATATAATATCCtttgtttagaaaaaaaaactcaagttCTAATACAAACAAATCAGTACAACAAACCAAGaatgttgattaaaatgttaatttataccACAGTATGAGTGTATGCTGCCTTTACAATATTTGCAATGTGTGTTTATTACGCATGAATCAACTGTTTTTATGTACTCAACTGCTGTATTACAATGATATAGAGTATATTGTTGTAACAAATTAGGAGCTGTTAAGTACAGTCACATAGTAAAGTACCTAGCATATGTATGTACCTAGCATATGCATGTTATAATTAACAGTTGATCTCTAGCAACAATTAAACAACCAGACGTAGCTATGTGATTCCTTTTTTACATTCCATCCCATTAATTGGCAAGTGCAGTCATGCCAATAAAAATATGCATAGAATATCCTTAATGGATGAAATGATCAAACAGGCAACTAGCTTCACATTGTCATTCATGGCATACATTTAACACATTAGTAGCATTTTAAGAGAGTTTATCTGGAAGTAGCCattacaacatatttttttattagttacaaGACTTTTCAGTAAAGcagttattttagaaaaatgaattgaaaaattcaaaacattatctctaaatgtattaaatatttaataaaaataaaacaaaattacattttttttttgtccataatatactatatatatttaattctcTACTCTGAaagaataaagttttaatattagacCATTTTGGATAAATGACGACTAATCCTATTTAAAAACAGGTcagataaaaattacattttgttatGTCAACATCTAAATTTTGATACAATTATATTTGGAGGTCAGAGAATCACGATAAGAGCTcattttaatttagatatatctgtacgcttaatatatttgtacatttataCTACATTTGTACATATGTAGCGAAATTGCACAAAGCACTTACTGGAAAATAATCACCACTTGTAAATAACAAAGGCACTTTAAAAGCATTGCCTAAACccttcaattataattatagtttactagctgacccagccacgCGTGACGgtggctcagtaattataatttattaaaatgtatgtaaattctatattcaaagtCAAACAcgccatctataatctagaaaaaggaatacggcgccatctaccggatatctgtgAAACTTAGATACCAAACCGCCATCTATAAgaattttatagaactaaccgataaatacactaaagtcgtataataaacaattaatttgcaataacaaatattgagatcaataattgatataaaaactaccctatctcccaagttggaccaaattacgatgcttacaaaattttataaaaattggttcagtagatTCGGAGTTTAACTCTAACATACACCGTGacgtgaaatttatatatatatatatatatcagtcagtcagttcagcctattgaagTCGCTTCGCGCcggacatcccggttttccgcaatcctcatccagcctacaccggcaattttacgtaaatcgtcggtccaacgagccggaggacgtcccacaggaggaggaaaccccaagcatagcccgttccattgcacgttaagcgactttaaacttgtggaccaatcccttcgtcagtgtccacgttaAGCTATATATTAAGCTTTGCGGAtttacgcacacacacacacatcttcttaatatatataaatctcgtgtcacaatgtttgccctcaatggactcctaaaccacttaaccgattataataaaattcgcacaccatgtgcagttcgatccaacttaaaagataggctatattttattttgatatattatgttattattatatttcagaaaaaaatatggtgatacgaagttcgccaggtcagctagtatatatatatagactacgGATTAAATGTTGGCGAAAACAATATTGAAAATACGCAACTGACGACTAAGTCTAGTGAACTGCCTATTGTAACGAAAGTAGGCTAATTAGGAGAATTTAggacttaaattaattttctatataCGAATTCTTCCGAAATAATAATTTCGGAAATTTTTTCGGATTCATAGGagtaatagtaatttattttgtgaaaGAGGTTAGATTTAAAGTTTACAAGTATTTGGCACAattcaaataattgtaaaatacaataataaaatacaaaaattttccGCACGAAGCGGGAAACTAAAAACTGTCGATGTTTCCGAATTTAGTTATTTTCGAATATGTTATACCTATGCTGTGTAGTTGcggcattaaagaatacagccaccccctctcttcccgtgggtgtcgtaaaaggcgactaagagacaacacagttccactatctaattggaacttaaaaagccgaccgatggcgggataaccatcaactactggctttgaaatacacaggccgaagacgggcagctgcctcttcggtgcgacaaagccctgcggtcaccaatccgcctgcccagcgtggtgaccgcacgtgagttcacgccatttttggctcgaacttgtggaggcctatgtccagtagtggactgcgaaaggctgatgtgatatacctatatattgcTGCAAtctatatttgttatattataatagtatatgGTTTAATTAAAGAGTTATTAGTCATTAGTGTCAAGTAACCAACAGGTAAGCCCCTTATATTATATGGCTCAAGTCtgtctcaaataaattgttataattacttGAACCTTTCCTtctcaaaattaacaaaatttggATTAATGCAcgctaataactttttattacaatttgcaGAGATTTAAACGatattatgcaaaaaaaatatattaaatagaacaatgtaaattataatattaattatctaagTACTAGAGTCATCTatctatctaatactattaagcgagcaattattattattatatatacgacagcgaatcattttaactctcttctactactaatccttcacgattgaGCTCGGtagctcagctcggtatttttagtaaccAGTACTAATtagtcacccaggtactaattagtaaaaacaaaaccatttaaaatttaataatactaataataataaaaaatcaatataaattttgacaagatgttatatctatacaaataaataaaattgaagtgtctgtttgaaatattaaaataaccgctttttacaaaATGCATATATGTATCCacaaccaaaataacattttttttttaatttttgtctgtctgtctgtttgttccggcttatttgtgaaacggctggactgattttaatgggactttcactggccgatagctgatatagtaaggagtaacttacgctacttttattttagaaattaatttattttataactgcaaactgagcaataacttttttgttaaattccacgcagacgaagtcgcgggcacagctaattacaaatacaatttaattatgcaaaaaaaatcctagctagatgattattattattattaatttacaaaatgaatataaaattgtgttcctcttgtatttttatacccgatttttatgttttaacttgaTACGCTTTCTCATACACAGACCGACAGACGacagttttgttattattatctacCGTTAAATCAAATGTGAGCTTCCTTGACTAGACGACGTTATCGCgccaatattttttacataaacagtccattatatacatatacagcacagCGTATAGCCGAAACTACCGGATGTGCACAAATGAAATTCgaaccattattttttttatgactacCACAGTAGTCGAGTAACGGAGAcgactaaaaaaaagttatatgtatttaaatacattgaCACATCTGTTCATAGAGAAACCGAATAGAGCTCGAGACTACTCGAGTCGTATAGTTCAATAATACAGAATATCCAAGTGTATtacataaatttcattataactGCTATACTATTTGCAAACTATGacgttaatatttgtattacctATTCATTTAAAGTTTTTCCTAAGGAAACATAAATTCCATTTCTTTATATACTAATTAATGAATAACCTTTTCAGCATTAATCGGGCCATGGGTCCGGGACGTTGAAGTCTCTTCGAAGAGCAGCGAGTTACAGATAGAACTAAACactaattattttactatcaaagaAAGTGGCGTATATTTAGTTTATGCTCAGGTATGTATCATTACTTGTATCTAagtttattaacttctaatactaacactataacaaataaataattttacttggtCTGGTAAACTCAATATTAGCGAATTAagatatacaaacaaaatatcatAACATAATCAGTTGCATacgattataaataaagttgtttttaaaatcaaatccATATAAAAATTTTTGCTTATCTCTTAACGTTTTTCAGTTTATCTTATCATGTGTAACACTTACTATTTAAGTACTAAGTCTCTCTAAAGGTATATGTTGCTTTTAATACATGGATACATACCTCTTCAGTATAattcagtatatatatattcagtaTAATAGAtcataaaaacaagaaaatattttttataaattatctatacatataataaaatggtaggaaagtcaaaactgtacattgaatatttttttaaaagaatacttggggtatgATCTACAATCattaccgaagccaaaaatatagtttttataatttttgtctgtttgtctgtttgtctgtatgtccgggataaactcaaaaagtactgcatggatttacttcaaatttagcacGAACATTATTatgaagtcgggtcaacatataggctacatattatcatgctatcacctacgggaaacgagcagtgaTCCTTTagttcttcaacgcattctgtaacaacgtgtaatctaacgacgcatatttgaatgttgttgttattatgttaataaccatgtcataagctagcttcacactataaataaagacattctgtagtatatttagtatcagcattgcacccgtgcgaagccggcgCGGGTCGTTagtattatgataaaataactttattaaacaactaaaattttttttattccagaTAGTGTATTTAACGCATACaccaaattgttattttatatgggCGCGACAACCATCAGGTGAACCTCGTTTGGTCACAACATGTGCAACTGGGGATGACTCGAGCACTCGGCCTCTAGACAAGTCTCAAATCTCTTGCTCAGTCCAAACTGTTACCCGACTATACAAAGGAGACACGGTAAATATTGCTCAAAGAGAACAAAACCGAACGCTATGGCTTCGACCGGGTTATACTTACTTTGGTTTTATTAAACTTAGTTCCTAATATGGCTGTGATAGTAGTAATGAAATTTAAGATAAGCCCCACATACCAAGGGATATGCAATGGACTTTTATGTATAAGTGgctttatatgaataaaaagttGGTAAATGTGGGGCATTCGGCTAAACAAGCTGTAACTGTGCCTTAATGACCATTCCGGTGATATGAATGATAATATGAGATAAATATTCTAAGAGTGTTGTACAGTATGTGATTTATGTGTGCCATGTGTTGTACATAGCTGTTGATAATACATCACACTTAGTAATAGGATCCAGAATGAGGTGCTAATATTAGTATTACACTtgagatgtaataaaaatatctataacaaaataaaactggCACACTTTTTCTaaagaaattattgtattaCTCATTCAATTTATTTGCTTAGTGTTTATAATCTAATGATATGTTATCGATTTAAGCTGCCATAGAGATAATGTCAATTCAAAGATACTGAATAATAATGACAATACACACCAGTTATAGGTAGCTCATTAAAAAATGCTTCTATCTTGTACGAGACATATGAATATGGTTAGATTTAGTGGCTTTATTGACCTTCTATTAGTTAAAAAATCCCACGTTGTATACCAAAATTGTTAAGTTtgactaaaatttatattgtactCATCTTTTTTGGTATAaggatattataaaaatttgtgcTAAATAAAAGTACTGATTAAGAATCTTATCTCTACTTAATTTTGCTCAATAAAgcatttttctactttttaagtaattattagcAGTAATGAAtagttatattcatttatagAAACTGCTCAAGtagcagttatttttttttctttttttctcgaTGTAATGcgtataatgtttttataatttggtgtattttttatactaaatgtATCACATAAGGTGTAGTAAGTAAACGAGTCATAGTAACTTTAATTTGTTGTTAAATTAGTCTTTAAATGGTGCTAATTTGTTATAGTATGGGTGTGTTTATATCTGTGAAAATAGTTGATATTAGGAGTACAGTTAACATACtacttttatatatcttttcaTTCTTTCTGTACTATCTATGatagttaataattataattcaaaaagaCTCGTGGTTCCATATACAGTTATTTGTTAGCATATTTAGTAACTGCTAGATAATTTCCTCTAGCCTCTCTAGTAATATGGCACAGATAttgtataaacttaaaaaaacaacttaaatagtattaagtaaaatacttaataacCATAAAATTCTCTTATTTTAATCACATTAGAGTAACATGAATCTAGTGTGAAATTGATGTATAAGTAGTTAGCCTGATGTGATATGTATGCCTAAGTATAAcgatataatagtttatttgcaaataaaaaattagtcacTCATCATTTTGAGCTGAACAATGCTTCTGTCCAATTAGATCAAAGTTAATTAATGGCTTTCTGGACACTGGTCTCTGTTCATACAGACATTCTAATTTACTAGAGTTCAATTAGTCAAGTGTTGCGGCTAAGAGTGCTGAGACAGCGATGAGGCACTATTTTCGAAAAGCAAATAGACTAGGAATGataaagttagtttttttttttaaattaagtttatggTATTTTTTGTTACCTTTAAAATATCGATGTAAAAATATGCAAAGTTCGGATCAAATATGACATAAGTTTAATGTCATCTTTGTAAATGTCATTatgtttattcaaaatatttcgaTACTCCCGTCCATTAATAAAATGTGTCTAAATCAAATATACgagtgtatgtattttatttttaccttagCCTTACCtatctaatattaaaatcatattacTACATAGTGTACCTATAGTATTAGTGCCCTTGGAGCATGGAAAGGAACCAATCACTAAAGACCCACGAGTGGCTGTTTTGACAATTGGCCAATCATTGTACCGTGTACGACATTATGAAGGTATTGAGATGACCTCAACTTAACTATGGAGGGTAAAGGGGAGAAGAATGATCTTTATATATTTGCGCCATTTCGTTCGAATTTTGAACTATAATTGCTACATTCATATCTTTTGTCTATATCAGCGCTATTGTGGAAGGCTTTTGAACTGTTATTTATAGCATACTGCTGGACACTTTCAACTTTTCTCAAATAATGaagtataacattttatacCTCCTCCCTCCTTCACTGCACAAACGTAACAAGAAGGccacagacaaaaaaaaatactgttctCGAGTGCTGTTGTGTaatgtgttcctgtagtgagcaAGGTAGACAGACTGTGGAGGGTAGTaaatagggtcggtaacgcgtttTCGATGCTATGATGTTGCAGGTTTTTATAAGCTTATGCGCTGTATCACCATAGAATCAGCGCTCAATATCCATTATAATAAGAAAGAATAGATACTTCATCTAAATCAAGTGGCACTGACACAATAAGGGGCTTCCCCGCAACCATAACAGA
Encoded here:
- the LOC123670243 gene encoding uncharacterized protein LOC123670243 encodes the protein MDIERKVNLGEGVPLNSSGPNIFLNTNKNKVNDGTVIHLNTEKPSDVGFHFNTTFSIASSMKLKFIFVLNFILSVISLLLCCSIAFYYWNESTSMKRQLDSLKEQFLVQNLKEGELLKAVQSPLISKLRPIQMKGHEAREGRMDFENSELSSNARRYYVENLGEDMLLVDSSKKNPSHDKLPTYDLAMFKKEPLIAHFNGAMREKYMGTQSLIGPWVRDVEVSSKSSELQIELNTNYFTIKESGVYLVYAQIVYLTHTPNCYFIWARQPSGEPRLVTTCATGDDSSTRPLDKSQISCSVQTVTRLYKGDTVNIAQREQNRTLWLRPGYTYFGFIKLSS